The following proteins are encoded in a genomic region of Arachis stenosperma cultivar V10309 chromosome 4, arast.V10309.gnm1.PFL2, whole genome shotgun sequence:
- the LOC130977059 gene encoding uncharacterized protein LOC130977059 — protein MAARNQTKDLKCATHLLNDKFRNMTEEKKAIVRDLGFGGLMHIPPLRVDHQLLRELAKNFKLGENKLRTGYGSFHITPKKIGDALGINATGDLFPEKVDYKKLSESDKIIYKRFQGKTLKSLTDEMMEIGVGNEEERLMFKRIFILYIQMAFLLPTTINKISPVHLVPIFEMEGIEERNWGGMS, from the exons ATGGCAGCAAGAAACCAAACCAAAGACCTCAAATGTGCCACACATCTCCTGAATGATAAGTTCAGAAACATGACTGAGGAGAAGAAGGCCATTGTCAGGGATCTTGGATTCGGTGGGTTGATGCACATCCCACCACTGAGGGTGGATCACCAACTCTTGAGAGAGTTGGCAAAAAACTTCAAACTTGGGGAGAACAAACTGAGGACAGGATATGGTTCTTTCCATATAACCCCGAAAAAAATAGGTGATGCGCTTGGCATCAATGCAACAG gagatctattTCCTGAGAAAGTTGACTACAAGAAACTTTCTGAATctgacaaaataatttataaaagattCCAGGGTAAGACCCTCAAAAGTCTTACCGATGAAATGATGGAAATCGGCGTTGGCAACGAAGAGGAACGCCTGATGTTCAAGAGGATATTCATCCTCTACATACAGATGGCGTTCCTTTTGCCAACGACGATAAACAAAATATCGCCGGTGCACCTGGTCCCGATTTTTGAGATGGAGGGCATAGAGGAGAGAAACTGGGGGGGCATGTCTTGA